The genomic interval gacaatgaatgaatgaatgaattatgctgATATCGTAGTAAATAGTGCAGGTATTCAGAGCTCTGTACAACATCTATGATACAATAACTATCCAGAAAGAATGTACAAAATGGCTTTTACAGCAGAGACATCTGCTAATTGTAATACAAGgtaatccaatatatatataactccaAGATGTTGAATTTAGAATttgcaacatacacacatttttgtgtatttttcaaacaatgttgaaaaatataaaataaaaaatgtgtgttgGGGGCAGGGTGTAGTTGGGGATGTTTGTCTGTATGCTGCAACaaaatgtgacatttttttACAACAACAATGCCCAACTCCAGTTGTGAATTTACTGTTGTCTTCTGCAGGGATTGATTATAAAACCACCACTATACTGCTCGATGGGCGCAGAGTTAAGCTGCAGCTTTGGTGAGTATATTTGCATCAGAATGATCACAACTAAAGCTGTACATGTAGAAAAGATGTGATCATACCTAATTAATCTTTGGAGGGGCTCGGTTTTAAATTAGTATTTCCATTTTATAGTGTTTAGTAATTAGAACTCTTTAACTTATGAGTGTATGGATATTGTCCCTGCAGTTGTAACTTCAAGTGCAGGATATGCTGAAAAGGTCCTTTGGTTAGTGAAATATGAAGAAAATATGCCAAAAGTCTGAGTATGTAAATTATACCATTGCTCAACACAGTTTTCCAATGAAGCACACAGCCAAGTCAATCCTGCCAAGCGTGCCCACAAGCCTTATTTAAATTCTAGAATATTTTTAGAGGACTGCACTCTCACTTGAGTCagctttaaattattaattatatctCAGCGGATGAGGCATCTTAGTGAGAAGTGTTTATAATAATTCATCCACTAGCCGTGCTGACAAACCAGAACATACTGGCTACATGTAGAGCAGAGCCACATAGTTTAAATGATTTAGAAAACCCTGATCATACTCACAGTCTACTGCCCTGGCACCATGCACCAAGAACACatcattttatgaaacacaggACAGAAGGTACCTGCAGAAACAGCTTCTGGAAAGCTGAAGAAGATTACTGTAAATTGGATGTGAGTgtgcttttgttgttttgtagGGACACCTCTGGACAGGGTCGTTTCTGCACCATCTTTCGCTCTTACTCCAGAGGAGCACAGGTATGCTAacacacattttttacagtTAATAACTATGGGTCCTACAAACCTCCTGTTTCTCTGAGGCTGATATCAGACCTCAGGGTCTGATCAACCCAACCAATACCAAGTGCCAATCCATTACCAGTGCACTGTTAAGGCATAAATATTGGAGTGAGGCCAACTTATGATAGTGGAGAGAggtatagaacaaaacatatttAGTTTGATGGTTGTAGAAAGTTTATAAAATTGCATTGTTACAATTACTTAAGAATCATGACTATGAAACTATATATCTGATCTACATAATAAAGTCAGTATCTCTGCCTATCTGTAGGATCTTTTCATCATTAATAACACACAGTGGTTTTGAATCTcttaaaggcaaaaaaaaaaaaaaaaacagacagagtcTGGCTATTAAACATTcatggttttttttattttgttttgttttgttttgttctttataTTCAGTGTTGATAAATGCTCCACCCAGAGGTCAGCAGTTCCTTTTCAAAGGCATGTGGTAAAGCAGGGTGGGCTATTACTGTTGATGTGATATTTTCCTGTTCTGGCTTATGCACATATCATAATAATGCCCAAGCTGGGACGAAAAGACACCACAGATGACCTGCTCTTGCATTCTTTCCTGAATCCTATAAAGAAACTAGTGGACACAAAGCTGAGAGCTTCAGAAAGTTTAGAGGTTTATGGCGTATTTATTGCAGTTACAAAAGTTAGTGTTAACCTGgatataactgtataatttaaTAGAATGTTTTCACAGGGCCAGTATGGATAACTGTGTATCAAAGTGTAtcatgtaatgtaatgtttaatgTGTATTTCCCACAGGGTGTCATCCTTGTATATGACATTACAAATCGCTGGTCCTTTGATGGAATTGACAGATGGATTAAAGAGATTGATGAGGTAAAACTTTCAGTGTTTCTGTTCAAATCAAAATCTGTTCCTCAAAAACAATACTGAAATTCTTGGTACTGCATTTTTATATTCCctgagtgtgttttctgttaTTTCATATCCGGTTATgactaatccagttcagggtcgtgggtctggagtctgcccactgggcgcaaggcaggaacacaccctagacaaggcgccagtccatcacagggcaccgcacactcacatattcacacctatggacacttttgaatagctagttcacctaccagcatgtgatTTTGAACTGTGCGAGGACACCGGAGAAGccagaaacccatgcagacatggttAGTTTCCTGtagtgccactgtgccaccttcAGTGTATTTTACGATTTGTATCTTACTTTGTTAAACTAATTTATGATATATCAacctttttttcttctgtgaCAAACGAAGAGCATTCAAAGAGCAGAAGGAGAGCATGCAGTGTTCACAGTGAAACTGAAATATCAAAGAAACTAGTATGTTCTGGTTGGTTTGTTAAGAACTAATTGAAACATAACTACGTCTTATTGAATATTTATTCCCCAGCATGCACCAGGAGTACCTAAGATCCTGGTGGGGAACCGGCTACATTTGGCCTACAAGCGTCAGGTGACCACTGAAAATGCCCAGGCCTTTGCAGAGCGTCTGGGTGTCACCTTTTTTGAGGTCAGCCCTCTGTGCAACTTCAACATCACAGAGTCCTTCACTGAATTGGCTCGCATTGTTCTAATGCGTCATGGCATGGAGAGACTCTGGAAACCCAACAAAGGTAACCACTTTGTCCTATGGTACCTATTACTAAATAAAActatttataacatttacaGGCAAATAAAGTGTGCAATGTTGTAGAAGACACTGAGCAGAGAACTTGTGAAAGGAGGTTGTTGTGATTAATTTTTTGGCAGTGAATTGAGATAACTGAAAATGTGTCACCATATGGACATGAAAGTATGTCAAGAAGTGTGTGCCTGAATGTGTTTTAATGCATTTAGATAAGCAATCATTTCCATAAGCAAGCTTCCATACAAACCTAAGTCACCCATAACTGAGTGACCACATAAACTTACACAGCAATTACGTATGCAGCCCAAGAATGCTCAGTAAACCAAAAGAATCCaaggtttttaaaacctttaagCTAACTCTGGAGACACCCAGTGGTCAGATACCAAAGCAATGTCCAAAATATTAATTCTGCCATAGCATTTGAAGGCCTACATGCTTGCcctttaaattaaacaaaaacatgtaaatcCAGAATAAACAAaatctaaatattttataacCTGTTTTAAGTTTTGACTGTTCATTTTAAAGTAAGAAACAATGACAAATCAGTTTTGTGTGTAATCTTCAGATGAGTGTTGTAGCCCTTGAAAGCCAGCATTTATACACTTTGTCTTGAGTCACGTTTGTCTTTCATAATTGAAACTGCCAAATACTGTATTTTTCTTATTACGGTCACGTGAGACCAACAGACTTTGTTTTCATGGGTTTGCGTTTTGAGTTCAGGAGGAACAGTTTTGCTTTTATAACtgctgaaattatttttaaatggccCATGAGCTAGCTTTTCTAAACATCATTATTATGAAAgaacaaaaagaacatttaggcCTGTTTGATATTTATTTGACATCTAGTCATTAAGTAGAAGCTATTCATCTTTctacattaagaaaaaaatcagaaaacatattttatgaaaacaaaagaTAGACTTGACAAGAAATTATAATTGGTGTATgtttctgtatgtgtttgtaattTTGTTCATCCTTCTGTactgcattttttttacttcttttcattttttttatggaATTCTGAAAGAACACTTGCTCACATTTCACATTGATTACATTTTATCCTTCTCCCAATTCAGTTTATTCCACATTCAGTCATGTAAAGAGGAGGTCGGGTCTCTGGAGCTGTTCACTGTACTTTTCCCCCAGTaggttttttgtttgattttctacttttttgtttactgagTTCCTACTTTTTAGtgtactttttctttttctcagtaaAGACTTTTGGACAGCTACAGATGCATTCAGACCTATAATACTTAAGCGTGTTTCACACTTGTACGTTAATCCAGAAATGTATGTGTGAATATTATGTTAGTAATATTTATACAAGACATTACCCTGACCTTCTACTCAATATAAGCTCCAGAAAATGTGAGCACATGTTTGAATAGAGCCAGTAATGTTCCAGAGAATCCTGCCATTCCTCATAGGTATCACTGCACAGGTGCCAATCCATGCCTACATGTGAAAATGTGTCTGACACTGAAAATCTATGGTTGTGTGTTAATTAATTCTTCAGACTTTTTCCATTGTTCATatctataaaaacaaaaatacataggAGTGGAAGTTTCTAaaaatggaaaattaaaaaattcagaaacattagtacCCTACAAGACCTGGAACAACACAGCAACATTCACCATCAGAAAGAAGACTTAAAGTTACTTTTTCATATCCGAAAAAAAACAAGCGGCTTAAGTGAAAGGATGGACAGTAACAGCTGTgaactttttattattttttggacTATGAAGCAAGTGTAGGGCTTGTTCTCCTGTCTCTCAGAGATACAACTTTAATTATTCTGTATGGTGAATGTTGCTGCGTTGTTCCAGGTCTTGTAGGGTACCaatgtttcagattttttaaggATGGTTAAGGatcacaactggacttttagtgaccaataatgtacctcttaCAGTTCTGTTGTTTCTGAGATTATATTCtgataaaagaataaaaattgtcttagaatgtcttttttttttaactcttctCTATTTGGAGATGTCTCTTTTGTCGACACTAATAGATTCTTTGAACATATGACTCAAAATTTCTCCCTGTTTGCAGTGTTGAGTCTGCAGGACCTGTGCTGCCGCTCCATCGTCTCTTGCACACCTGTGCACCTGGTGGACAAACTCCCACTTCCTGTTGCCTTAAAGAGCCACCTCAAGTCCTTCTCCATGGCCAACGGCCTCAATGCCCGCATGATGCATGGACGCTCATACTCTGTCATAGCCAGCAGCGTCAAGAAGAGGAATGGAACGAAAAAATCCAAACTCATCTACCCACCCCTAAGCCCGTCCCAGAGCTGTGCAAGGACCAGCTGCAAGATATCATAGTCTAATAACAGTGGGAACTCACAACTTAAACACACAACCACAGTTTACAACATGAGGCAATGTTCAAAATCAACAGGGTTTTACTTCAGTGAAGACATTTCTCAGTGACTCGTGGCAAACAGTGCCCATGATCTTTCCATTACACCCAGATATCCACTGGATCTGAATGTGATTGCTCAAAGAGATTGGATAGACTCATGAGAAGGGATTTGAGTGTGAAGAAATTATTTCCACCATGTTTTGCATATATGTACAATATATTTCATCCTGTTTGTAAATGATGAGTTAGAAATATAAAGGTACTGCATTTGGCATTGAAGACATCAAACATTTTACCAAGCTTGGACCAAGCAAGCATGAGGGCAGAGTAAAactgtcctgttttttttttccacagtggaCCTAGTTAATAATACCAGCTTGTTTTCTAAAGTTTCTTCTAATGCTCTTCAGGGTACACGTATTGAACAAAACATCAGTGTTGAGAAATGCAGCTCTTTGTATTGTGTATTTAAGTCATGTTGTTTGATACTATTATTATTCTTAATTATTGTAATGCACTTGAATTGTGAATGATATTGTTATATTTTCTATGGAGTGACACCAAAGATGTGGCAGATTAAATAAGGAGCTCACCAATGCTAACATGATTTGTTATGAAATCAATACAGACACTAATGTTTCAATTACACTGCAGATCTACAGGAATTCATTACtagatataattttttttaataaaagtgtgTTACCAACAGAATCGCTGACTGATTTTCAATATCTCAGCCATGTCACCACTAGAGGGGAGTGTTGagctttatttttctaaactaagagcaatatatttcaaataggTTTAAATAGTGGATTAAAGGGCAGACTGGATCCAATGGATTTTATGCTTAAATTGGAAGCCGTGTGAAATAATCTATAGTAAGCAGCAATCAGTGCTGGCAGAATGGGGTGCACtttataaaagccacagaaaacatTTACTCCTAGCTTCAGCTCTTTATTCTAGTAAGAACACTTACTAGTAAGGTTGTGGGATGCTGATAAGAAAATAGGTCGTGT from Hoplias malabaricus isolate fHopMal1 chromosome 3, fHopMal1.hap1, whole genome shotgun sequence carries:
- the rab40b gene encoding ras-related protein Rab-40B — its product is MGHQSDTFMKMSHRSSPAKAYDFLLKFLLVGDSDVGKGEILASLQDGSSESPYGYNMGIDYKTTTILLDGRRVKLQLWDTSGQGRFCTIFRSYSRGAQGVILVYDITNRWSFDGIDRWIKEIDEHAPGVPKILVGNRLHLAYKRQVTTENAQAFAERLGVTFFEVSPLCNFNITESFTELARIVLMRHGMERLWKPNKVLSLQDLCCRSIVSCTPVHLVDKLPLPVALKSHLKSFSMANGLNARMMHGRSYSVIASSVKKRNGTKKSKLIYPPLSPSQSCARTSCKIS